In Triticum dicoccoides isolate Atlit2015 ecotype Zavitan unplaced genomic scaffold, WEW_v2.0 scaffold225119, whole genome shotgun sequence, the genomic window AGAACCAAGGTGAGTCGGCCGGCACTGCCCTCTAGCTGCATGCATGCTTCCTCCATAAAGATCGACCGATCGATCGGCATCTGTACGTATGACCGCGCCAAAACGATCGACTGGTCAATTGCCCTCCCATAATATCTATCCTGACGGACGCGTCTCTGCACTGCACATCTTCCGGAGGGGAAGATGGCGCTGGACATCTTCCGGAGCGAGTGGAGGCCTTCTCTCACGATAACTATAAGCACGGCCCTCCTGTCCGTCGTCTCCGTCCTCCACGACCCCCTGCTCGACCGCCCCGTCCGCCGCGACGCCGCCCGGCTGTACAAGCGCGAGCGGGGTCTCTTCGAGCACAAGGCCATGGACTGGACCCGCAGGTACGCCTCGGCGCCGGTCGCCTCCTTCTATCCGGCGGGGACGGAGACgttcgaggaggcggcggcggccagcgGGGCAGTGGCACGTCGCCGTTCTTGCGGGGCAGGGCAATGGCGCTCCTTCGCGGCTCGTCTCCCATGCATCCAGCCATGAACGCATGCACCACGTACGATTATGAGTCAATTACATCATTGGTGCTAAAACTTGGCGTGAGAAATGTTAGGAGCCCCTGTAGTCATCATTGTCGTTGTCGTCTTCACCCAAGGCTCCGTCGACCACGAATACTACTGCTTCGACCACGACAGCGCTTACATCGTCTACGCCCTCGGCACCTTCTTCGATTGGGTCTCCACGGGCCGCGACTTCTGCGCCCAACTCGCTGAAGTCTACCCCAACTTCCGCTACCACCACAACTCCGACCAAGCCgaggagcatcagttgcaatgggaTCCAGGCGGCTCTCAGAAGCATCGCCTTGGGGTCAAGCCGAGTCTCAAGGAGGGAGGGATGTTAGGAGCCCCTGTAGCCCATACGTGTACTTGGGCTTCACATGGGCCAGGCCCGACTGTGCACCACCACTGTTGGCTACAAATACACG contains:
- the LOC119345316 gene encoding ubiquitin-conjugating enzyme E2 5A-like produces the protein MPESGRAMRRIRKELELLWIDPPAFCRPGPAPVTDLFHWEVVIDGPHGSPYAGGTFPVDVAYPKDYPFDPIKLTFRTKVSRPALPPEGKMALDIFRSEWRPSLTITISTALLSVVSVLHDPLLDRPVRRDAARLYKRERGLFEHKAMDWTRRYASAPVASFYPAGTETFEEAAAASGAVARRRSCGAGQWRSFAARLPCIQP